From the Trifolium pratense cultivar HEN17-A07 linkage group LG4, ARS_RC_1.1, whole genome shotgun sequence genome, the window AATGCAATACGAAAATTTTATAGAGActgaaaacatatttaaccctaagaaaacaaaaagggTACATTTTAATGGCTTGACATTGATATCACTTACAGGTGAAGAAGGTTTCTTAAGCCAGAAAGCTGTGATGGAATTTGTCCACTAAGTGAATTGTTGTTCATGTGACTGCTCTCcattaagagaaaaaattaaagcattattttcatcattctttaaagaaaaatgaaaaagctataaagaaaaaaaataataaataaagtaacAAGAGTAGAAATTGTTAAAACAGTATGAATCAATGTAAAGAACATTACAAGTGTTTTGCATTTGTCAGGTTTGCAAAGGATAAAGGTATTGGTCCTGTAATATTGTTTTGATCAATTTGTATTCTGTTCAAGACTGGGAGATATCCAAGCTCTTCTGGCAAATGACCTGTTAATTGATTTCCATTCAAGAGCCTACAAAAAGTTcatttaataagaaaaatagtAGAAAAAATGGCGCGACTCGTCCTTTGAAAAATGCTAGTAAATTGTTTAAGCAACCAGTTGAACTACAGAAACTACGAAATATTGTATGATTTGTTACGGTGACGAATTTATTATGTACTAAATATCAGTAAATCTACTAAAAATTAGAGAtggaaaaaatgaaattcatttcCTATTTGAGCGATTCTAATGTTTAGCGACAAAATTTTACGTCTGTAATTTCCATCGACAATTCGATATTTTTTATGACTGAAAATCACAAAGGAGGATCTCAACTTACAAGAGTCTCAAAGTTTTGATATTGCCAATTTCTTTTGGAATAGGTCCACTTATGTTGTTCCACATAAAGTCCCTTTgagaaatacaaataaaaacacatattAGAGGAAGAAATGTAATTGAAATCTGCTACATAATTCAAATATTCAAATCTATGAATGCAGTCATAGCTTACAATATTTCCAGATGAGATAAGTTTCCAATCTCAGGTACCAATCTTCCAGCCAAGCTCATATTCATTAGATGCCTAAATATATATAGCAAAAACAAATGGAgtattatgttatgttatgcaTAATTATTGATTCTAAAAGTAGAATATAATTCATAAATAAGATTAATGatttgtcaaaacaaaagaTTGAAATCATTAAAATGAACTTAAAATATTCATCACACAAAATTATTATGACTGTTATTAGTCCAATGAACTCAATTCTCTAATAACTTTTGATTAAGAAATTTTGGACTCACAAAAACTATTGTGATGtagtaaaacataaaaaattatggaCAAAGAAACTGGAATCATGTTACTATCAGAGTACAAGAGATACTTCAATCCAGTTACAACGAAAAATTTGAAATGTGATAAGAGAGAAACGAACGAAAAGCATAAAAAACTACATCTAATTAGGCAATTAGGACTATTtcaatagaagaaaaagaagtgtATTGTACAATCGTTGAACATGTAGATAGCCATCAACTGTAGAGCACATAACCCCTGTCCACTTCGAACTACAAGGGTCTCCGCGATTCCAGTTGCTCAAATTTCCATTAATATCTACCAAATGGTTCCATATGATTCTCAATGTGTCAACTGCAAGTCAGTGAAAATGAAATCATCATATCAACAATAGAATACAGCGTCGAAGAAAACAATGGAATATATGATACATCATACATTCAATCCTATAAGAAGTGGCGGAGCTTCTAGGTGACTGGGGGGAGTCATCGGACTCATGGCTGGTGACTCCCCCAAAATTGATTAATAGCCTAATGGCTGGTTGTGTTTTGTATATTGCAGGTCTCAAAATCGACTCTATTAAGTGATTTTCGCATGTTCATTGAATTTTGTGTGTGAAAAAGTAATGCAAAAAGCTATTCTAAGCAGATTCGGACCTATCACGCAGTACAGACGTATGCACAAAATAGTTGATGATAACTTATATAGCAGTACCTTTTTTCAtgaaatgaatattttcaatgaatcaataaaattattttacatatgtTATATTGATTAATCTTTTGTTAGCACTTCTCATTGATATCCTCTCCTCAAAGGAAACAATTAAAATCCATTTatttagaaatatatatatgtgatgaGAGATCTAGCAGACACAATTTCACCATAAAACTTGTCAATAATCATAAAGAAAGTTcaaaacataatatataaatgaaattaaaatgagaaaaaagaagaaaaaaatacctTCAGTAGGATCAGTTCTCTGACTAGAAGCCAATAGAAAACAGCAGCAGAACAGAAAGCAAAGAAAACCCTTTGAAAAATACTTCATCCCACAGAAAAGCAGAAATCACCACACCTGTTAAATATCTAAACTTCAATAGCAAGGTACTTTAATTTCTTCTcctaataacaacaaaaatagttagaaaacattcatatatatagcTATATGCTTTCAAAAACAGTTGTTTGGTACATGCTTCTTAAAATAGACACATGACCGCGATTTCGGCTGCGAAATcatagttatatatattttatgtcgGCCACTGAAATGCGGCTGCAATAAAAGTTCATCATCTGTATTTGACCATGATTTCCCATATAATACAAACATGTTTGTATTGACGGTAAATTTGATAGACAAACGGTAAATTTGATAATTCTACCAAATTTACCGTCAATACAAACATGCGGAAATCATGATCAAATTCAGATGATGAAGCAAAAACTACACTAAAGCTTCACAAAATCAAATTCGCGGTGTCACTATCTGTGATTTCATGAAATTCACTGTGATTTCAGACATACATGATATCAAAGATCACGACAGTTACttcaaccgcaatttaaaaccttactgtattaaaaaaaaaaaaaaaaactcttttgtAAAAATCAGAATATGTTATGTATGTATGCATACCTTAGTGTATAAACTCTTGAAGGGTAAAAAAACATAACACTCTTTTGAAAAGAACCTCACCTGGTTGAAGACTAcaacaaaaggaaaaatataaaagatgacACTAATATTTAATGATAGTAGAAAAGATTACTAGATTAGCATTGAAAAGTTCTTAGCTAATGACAAATTATGAGTTCTGACTTGGTCTCCAATGTAGCGGGAGAATGGTTCTATCACTTACGTTTGGTTCATGAAATGTGCTATATAGTTCTTAATTAATCAACGTGCATGTGTCACTCAGTATGATATTGAAAAATGTGGCATAGTCACATAGCAAATTAAACATTGACAGAAGAAgcatatattatttaataatgtTTTTTGTCATTTTGACTTTCTGGAATCAGGTAATTAACAAGACAAGTGCATCATTTAATTAGTCAATGTGTGAATTAGTATCAATTTAATCTCTATAATTGAAAtctgaaattaaataaaaagaaagttaATTAGACTGGTccatttgaagaaaaaaataaaataatacagtaTATAAACTATTCAAGTGtctaatatgaatatgaatatatgattaatgattttgaattttataaattacttttattttattgatgaaaTTGTCTCACCCTATCAagacatatcaattaattaatctttttcaaaaaaaattaattaatcaattaatagTTAAGTTTGAAAGATGGTCTATTTAcgttttttccttaaaaataatTGGTcaattcaaaggaacaaaaatcAAGTTTCAAAGTAGGTGAGTATTtttgatcaaaaaaaaaagtaggtgAGTATTTGTTAAACTTGTATGTCTTTTTCTACTCGAGGTGTATCCggagattttttcttttttatgtgaaaaatgggataagtaaaataaaaaggaaataaaattaaCTAATCAAACGAGACAAAGAAAAGCTCCTTGCACCATCATGCTAAATCAATTGAGGTCCTCTCAAAAGATGAAGTATGACTCTTGTTCGCCAGAAAATCGGTGCATGATTGACTTCTCTATATACACGAACGATATAAGTATCCCATGCACGCTGTTATAGGTTTAATGTtgtgtttttcaaaaaaaggtTTAATGTTGTGGTACTATAAACTTGTTTAGTGTATGATTAATATGGCTGTATTAGTTATTTAGGCGCAAAGTTGCGCTCATTATATATGCTAGCAAGTTAGTTATGCTTGATTGTTACAAGTTAGTTAATCATTGTATAAGCCTATATAAAGGTATTGTGTACTTAGAGATTGAACAATAAGAAAACGCAATTTTTCTCATTACTTTTCTAACTTTCTCAATATTCATGGTTAAATAACTTTCTCAATATTCATAAGCAGCAATTGCTAGTGTTGGACATCATGACTGAGATTCGATCCTCGGTCCCTCCACTTTGTGTGCGTGTCAGTTTTCAATAGCTTGCCATTTTGTCtatctaccaaaaaataaaaattatggtttttactaagcatttgaaaaataaaataataattctacttttaaaaatctaatttatttaatgttgttttccttttttgtgAATAGTAAGAGGGAGAGCCTaggaatatatattattattaacccTCATATATAAGAGAAGAACAATGCATTACATAGCCCCCAATCCAGCTTGTATCACCCTTTGATGTCTTCCACAAGATACTGGAATTGCATTACAAGATTATTAGATTACAGTCAGTGATTAGAAACTCCAAACATGCATATTCCGTTTGCAATCTCTAAAAGCATGAAACATAGTCTCGGGTTCCAAATTGCAGACAGGGCATAAGTGATTAGTCATTATCAGTTGTTGCTCGACATTTCTGTTAACATTCATCATTAGAATTCCACGCCCAATCTTACACAACAGTAACTTGATCCTTTCGGGTTCCTCCAACGCTAAGTCAGAATGATAACTTAATTAGATGTCAAACATGTCACTGGTAATGGAGACCTATAGGCTTAAGCAGTAGAAAATTTTCCATCATTTTCACCTTTCCAAGCGTCAAGCGATTAAATCTTTGCTCATCTGGACTGCGAGAAGGAGAAATTGAAAGGATAGTATCAAATATCAATCACTGGTTGAGACAGCTGCTGTCTTAGATTAACCACATCCCAATCACCACAACTTGTGACGAAGTCCTTACAACGTGACGTTTCAGTCTGATCTTGAATCTTGATCACAGCCAGGAAGCCGTGAATGCATGCAGTTAGTGACTGCACATAATCCAAATCCTTAACATACACAACAAAAGAGGGATACAATTATGTCTCTTCAATAGAAAAAGTTTTCGTTTTCTTGTCTAGTATATCGATAATTTTGTTTCTTAAATGATGCCAACTTGTTAAATTTCAGTAACATAATTTAAGGATCATGTGTGAGTTTGAGATATAGATATGTATTTGATCTTATGTGAATTTCACGTATAGATATAAATAGACTGACATTTCAGTATATGAGTACAACTTTAATACTTCAAACTGAtctttttttatggaaaaaaatcataaatgaaGGTTAAGGTATAGAAATTCACACTCGTCATACATAGACTTCAAACTCGAATCAAATAATGCACTTAAGGCTGACTGTCTGGTAGTTTACTAAGAACTGAGTGTTCTGGTTTGTGCTCGCATTCGAAATCTAGATGAACAAATGCTCGCTCAACTTCTGGAAGTTTCTCGAGCTTTATCTGCAAACTCTCGCCAATGATATGTGCTTCTTTTAAGGGCAAATCCTCTGGCAGTTCAATGTCAATCTGTTTGTCAATCGAACCAAAATTATGCGGTAAAACATGTTATCTTTGCCATGGCATGCCATAGAAATACGGAATTGAATTCAATTAGGATAGGATGTCATGTTGTAACTCAAACTCGAATTGTGAAGCTCTACCACTGCTTCCTAAGTGCAGCGTGTCTATTAATTTCACCATAGCACGGATTTCATTAGTCAATCGCCAAGattgaattaattgattaaaaggAAATGTTTATTTAGTGCATTTGGTTACTAAACATTATATAATATCTATGCCTTAACATTAGTCCTATAagttcaaaaagaaaataaaaataaaaaccatcTGAGGCATGGCATGAAAATGAGCAAGACTGTTATGTGATTGAGCGAAGTTATAATATACATAAATTAAGGTTATAAACTTACAATTTTATAATTAGAAATACtagaatttaaattaattttggatACATACCTCTACAAAGTATAGAACTCCAAACGAGTAAGCGCGAACAGTATCAATTCGCTTAATTTGAGAATGCATTATGACAAGATATGTCAGCTTCTGCAGAACTTCAGGAGGTGCAGATTGTCCCACAAGTGAAACTTCAAGAGAAAGTATGTAGCATCAATATTTATACACTACATTGTTTACATATAACAAAgttataattttctttcatatCTTTGATCAATAcaacaaagttttttttgtttttcaaagacacccttctttcataatttcactATTAGGAATTTTGATAAGATTTATTTGGTCTTAACTCTCTGATTTCTAGGAGAAAGGGGCTCTAATAATCTAGAGTTCGATTGAAAGATAAGTAAGGTCTGGCCAAAGATTGTTCCATTCAGGGTTTGATAACCTTCATTGAAGCTCATAACTACTCGAGTACAACCATTTGGTTTGGATTTTGTTAAGGATAgtagtaaattaattttacctgCATTTTCCATAACAGTACCAGACCAATTTGAAATAGTGTAAATTGCAAGTAAAATAGCACCAATAGGGTCAATCCACCAGTAAAATTTATCACCAAGAACAGCTGCAACTAATCCAACCACATTTGTTACAACATCAAAGTGATGATCCTGCAAGTTAGTATTTGTGAGATATGTCAGCACAACTTATTTTAGTCTTGTTTtaaataaacaacttaattaagcacttaaaGTATAAATACtaatcatataagtgcttatgtataagctatttctataacaaagaataaaataaagtcaaattctttttatataaGCTATGACCTATTTTCACTAGCTATCCTACagaacttatggaaataagctgaaaacagcttacaCTATATGTTTTCATGCGCTCTCCCTAACGGTCTCAAAATAACGGTAGATAACCTCAAATAAGCCAATCAAACAATACTCAATTTATAAAGTAATTCATGAAAAGAGAAAGCTACCATACATCTGCATAGGCAAGCACAATCTTGTTTCCTGAGCTTCTACAGTAAAACCAAAGCGCAAGCTTCACCACGGTTGCAAATATCATAATGCAGTACAACCATACTAGTTGTTCATAAGACATTTTTTCAGAAGGATTGTTTTCTATCAGTTGTTCTACAGCAGTCATTAATACCTGAAAGCCTATAGCAAATGGTTTAGATATAACGACAATGTAAAAAAGTAAGTGTTACACTGTCAACAAATCACAACCAATCATATCTGTGACTTTAGAAGTAAGTTAAGATTGAAGTGACACGTTTTTAATGATATGACGGTTATGATTAATTGACAGTGTACaggtaaaaaatatttaacctgATTAATTGACGGTTATGATTAAACGAATAGTTTGATTGCGAGTAATAATATAGATAAAGTAGTTTGGACACACCAAGTGTTGCCATGACAGCTGCAAAGATGATTATTCCCACCGGCTGCATTCTCAACTTTCCAATAGGGTATTTGTACTTATTTATGTTCTTCATTGAAAGGTGAGTGAACCAAAGTATGCCACCAGCCATGAAGTCAAGCAAAgaatccaatgttgaagcagcAATAGCCATAGATCCAGTCCTAATTGTCACATATATCTAGACATGTATATGcataatgttatttttctcttgcAAGATAAGCAATTATGTTGCATATCTCAATAAAAATTATGGAACCTTATGCTGAACTTTCAGGACAATATTAATTTAATCCTCCATATTATTGATATTCTAAAATGACTCATAGAATTGAAAAATGTTAATCAGGTTTGTCCCTCTATCTGGACCTGTTATCAAATGCATTCctgatattttattatttttaacttaatttcGAATTTAACATAAACATCTAATGGAATATCACCTTCAATGCCAATAAAACTGCATTTGCGTAGTTAGAAATCTTCATCGCCCGTTCATGTTGAGCCTGTTTTTCTATGTCTTCTACATCAATGGAGTCCGATGTTACTATGGAGTCAACTTCCTCAAATGATTTTAGAGTAGCAAATTGTCTGTCATAGTATTCTTTCTCTCCTATAAAATAGGAAAAACCGATAGTATAAAATTTTTAAGTTATAGAGACTTGGGAGTCATATTATATGATTTCTTTTGCAACTAAGATGAGGGGCTTAATTGAATAAAATTTGCAACTGCGATATAGGCCACAACATATATATATCAAGGTTTTGAATGTCTCTGGTACTGCAACTCCAGCCGCAATATAGGGATTGCGACTACGAATTTAAACTTAATAGATCAAATTTATATTCAAGGAAACTTTATGAACAAGAGATAAAAATCTAAGTATGTCTAGAGAGTAATACAACATTGAATCTAATAAAAGGTGTGTTTAGTACAtgattaaaagaaagaaagaaagaaagaatgaaacCTTGGCTTAAGTTAGTGGATTTTGAGACATGAGGATCAAAGTCAAAGGAAGAGTCAGTGTGGAGGATCAAAGAATGGACTTTATCAGGCAACTTGGACAAGAAAGCTGTTGTAAGTGAGTTAAAAGAGTTCATATCATGGTTCTGATTCCCCAATAATGGCTTGGAACTTGAATTTCCCTCCATTGATCACTgttatagtatagtatagtatactCTGATGCTACTGGTCaccacatatatgtatatctgTGGTTGCAACCCAATAAtaataagggtcttgttaacatgtgccctaagggcacatgttaagatataccaaaatagaaattcatcatttaatgatacaagaaatttaatgtttcaaaagtcaaaatgcacaaattagcatttaataatttctatttttgtttccttaacatgtgccttaagggcacaagttaacattctcctaataataaataactatacattaaacatttttatatttctcAAAGTCATTTCTGCCTATAATTTATTCTGAAGGAGGAAGTTTGGTCAAACAGTATGTCATTACTCAGTAGGCAATACGCACAGAATCATGCCGCAACCGGAGACAAGAATGAAATATAATATGATCATAGATTATCCAACTGAAGTAGACAAGTCCCTTTGAATTACCTTTTAATTTAGaaatggttttttaattaaaaaaaactaagtatttggttttttaattaaaaaatagaagTGTTTGGTTAtttatttacacaaaaaaaaaattatttacacaaAAATCGCAAGTTTATAGAAGATATGAGCTTTTCAGAATATTTTtagatgaaaaatatttgaaattatgTACGGATAGAGGAAGTTAAACGTTAATCAAgaaaattagattttttaatAGGCACAGGATAAACACAATCAAATATTTATACTTTCTTCCATATAAATTACTGTAATCATTaacctattttataatatagaaTTTGATAATTAACGTGACACACAGAAATTTTAAGATATTGATTCTAAAAAAGGAACAAGCATGCTAATTGCCGCATTGCAGCACTGAAAATCAGTATTAAAAAAAGCCGTGGTAGCAAgctatcaaattttttaaagacATGCAATCTTATTTTACTATTAACAATCGAACAATCATTTGAAAACTAGATTGTTCGGACTGATTGAACCTATAATCTAACTGATATCGAACTCTTTTTATGACCATGTTTAGAGAACTAATCTTTTTGAATTATGGTTTGAACTAGCATAATAATTTATACGTTGTTGAACAAGTGATCATTAAAAACTCAACTTTAGTCTGTGTATAGCTTTGAACATATTAAGCCTCTGCTTTATAATGCAACATATGAAGTTGCGGTGGAGCTTCAGAAAATTTGCACGCCAGAAAAAACTGTCGaacaacaaacaaataaatcGTAGCACTAAAAGCTATATAAAAGAAACCATTCTTGTAAAAGGCTGGGTGATCTGGTCCTCACAGGCATAGACAAGGGGAATGTGACCATGATGAGATGATGGTGAAGCATTAACATGCAACTCAAATTTCTTTACTTTTCCGATATACAGACTTGCAACAGGTCGATGGCATTTCCAATTGGGGAAGTGTTTATTTTGTATTTGCTTGTAAAATTAAGTTTTGTAATTTGAAAGTGATTGTTGCATTAAATAAAATCACAGATCACTCCAGAGTTTAACATAacaattcattttcattttaacACTCATATCACAACATTATTGACAGGACAAATATTAtcttttataacatataaaatgaagaaaactaCCAATTCAAACCATCATAGTAGAAACAGATAAGACTCATATCTCAACCAAAGAGCAAGAGCTAGTTTGACCAATGTCACATTATTGACTAGCTGAACAAAATTAAGGACAGGAAACTTGTAGATTATCCAATTGATCCTCGTATGAGCTCAGTACCTGTGGTGCAGCTTCTCCTGTTCCACATAGTGCATAGCATACCTGCATTCATAGTGAGATACATTAAACATACAAAGACATACTAGTTAACCACCAACTTCGAGAGATTGATATATTCAGCTACGAGGCCTAGATACATAATACAGTGCTAATAGGGAAACATgaattttgttaataataaGTCACTGAAGATGCATGTCGCACACATAatgttcacaaaataaataCACATAAGCAGAATAAAAAAGCATAAATACATAGATTTCCCGTGTACATAGATTAACATTTCATTCAATCAACTTCAAGATGCCACAAAGGGAAACATTTAGTCTGATACAAAATAAGCGTTGACTCCATACAATTGTTATCGTCTTCAATCATgttttgtgaaagaaaaaaaaatgacacaacCAAAAAAGggagtaaaaaaacaaaaaccaagtATCTGCAAACCATAGGGACATTCAGAAAACAGTCGTACCGTATTCTTAGAGACACAATACACAAACACAGAGAGACATGGATGACATGCTCAAATAGTTATTATGAAGTCTATTATTAAGAATATTATCGGAAGTCTACTTCCTACTTCACAGCTTCAAGATGAAGGATATTTTAATCATATCAGTTTTTGATACTAAAACAGATGGAAATTAAAAGTGCAGCTAAAACCTAAAGAGGGTACCGCTCCattgaaaaacaaacaaaactaaGTGTTCATGTCTGGATGCACGGTGGAAAATGTGAAGTGATCCAAGTTTTACCATAATTGATTACTATGTACCAGGCAATCGTGATTTCTGTAGGTTTGATTACTATGTACCATAATTGACTTTGCTTCCTAATCCAAGTTTTACCACAAacttgctttaaaaaaaaagttatgaacAACTTAATTTAAACCCCATGAATCACCAACACAGACCTAGGACACAACCCTAACACGTAGACACACAGTTGAAGAAAACGGAA encodes:
- the LOC123923227 gene encoding metal tolerance protein 4-like; this encodes MEGNSSSKPLLGNQNHDMNSFNSLTTAFLSKLPDKVHSLILHTDSSFDFDPHVSKSTNLSQGEKEYYDRQFATLKSFEEVDSIVTSDSIDVEDIEKQAQHERAMKISNYANAVLLALKIYVTIRTGSMAIAASTLDSLLDFMAGGILWFTHLSMKNINKYKYPIGKLRMQPVGIIIFAAVMATLGFQVLMTAVEQLIENNPSEKMSYEQLVWLYCIMIFATVVKLALWFYCRSSGNKIVLAYADDHHFDVVTNVVGLVAAVLGDKFYWWIDPIGAILLAIYTISNWSGTVMENAVSLVGQSAPPEVLQKLTYLVIMHSQIKRIDTVRAYSFGVLYFVEIDIELPEDLPLKEAHIIGESLQIKLEKLPEVERAFVHLDFECEHKPEHSVLSKLPDSQP